A region of the Amycolatopsis sp. cg13 genome:
GGTCCACCGAGACCGGAGGGGTCGCGCACCGGGAAATCGCGCCGCCGGGCAGCGAAACGGGACGCTGGCAGCTCCTGCCCGACGTCGAGTTCGCCGATCCGGACGAGGGCCCCGGCCAGTGGCTGCACATCCGCAGCCCCCGGCTGGCCCGGCGCGGCGACATGGCCGCCCGGCCCGAAACGTGGCGGCTGCCCGACGTGATCCGCCGCGAGGGCCGGTCCTTCGAGTTCCACGGGCGGGCCTCGGCCCTGATCAAGGTGAACGGCGAGCGGGTGAACCTGGAAGAGCTCTCGGCCGCGCTGCGGAACTCGGTCGACGGCATGGACGTGGCCTGCCTGCCCGTGCGCGATCCGGTCCGCGCCGAGCACTACGAACTGTTCTACAGCCTCGACCGGGAACACTCGCGCCAGCAGATCTCCGCCCGGCTGCGGGCGGTGCTGCACGATTTCACCCCGCCGCGGGCGATGCACCGGGTGCGGCGCATTCCCCGGACCGCGACCGGGAAGATCGCGGTCACCGCCCTGTACGCGCTCGCGCAACAGGGACCCCGCGCGGCGCTGGAAGAGGCGATCTGATGGCCGCCCCGGCCCGTCCGCTCCCGTCCGATCCCGCCGCGGCGGTCAGCGGCTACGCCGAGGCCGCGGGAATCTCCTGGCCGGACGACCGCCCGGCGCTGCCGGATCTGCTCGGACTTCCGCTCGCCGACCGGTGCCGCCTGCACGAGCTGGGCGAATGGGACGACCGGAAATGGGCGGAGCAGAACGAAACCTGGCACGCCGTCGCCGACGCCCGGTACCGGGCGGTCACCGCGCGGCGGGGCCCGGGAGCGGGCACGCCGCTGATCCGCGTCGGCGTGAAAGACACCGTCGACGTCGCGGGCCTGCCGACCTCGCTGGGCCTGCGCCATTACCGGCACCATCCGGCCGCGTCGGCCGAAGCGCTCTCCCGGCTCGCCGGGGTCGAGCGCCAGGTGATCGGCAAGGTCGTGAGCACCGAGCTGAACATCGGCGTCGGCTCCGGCTGCGTGAATCCCTATTTCCCGCACATCGACCCCGCGGGTTCGAGCACCGGCGCGGGCGTCGCCGTCGCCGCGAACCTCTGCGATCTCGCGATGGGCACGGACGTCCTCGGGTCGGTGCGCTGGCCGGCCGGGCACTGCGGCACCGTCGGATTGCGGATGACCCACGATCCGGGGCTGCTGCGCGGCATCTTCCCGCTGTCCCCGCCGATGGACGCGGTCGGCTGGGTGGCGCGCACGGCCGAGGATCTCGCGTTTCTGTGGCAGCGCCTGGGTTTGCGCGCCCTGCTCGGACCGGCCGGGCAGCCGTTGCCTTCCCGCTGCCGCATCGGCGTGCCCGTCCACGTCCGGGAAGGCTCGTGCAGTCCCGAAATGCTGGAAACGCTCGACCTGGCCGCGTCCGCGCTGGCCGACGACGGCAACGAGATCGCCGACCTGAGGGTGGACGACCTCTGGCAGCACCGCGGCTCCGCCTGGCAGCTCTGCGCCCGGCAGGCATGGGACGGCTACCAGCTCTGGCGGCACTGGATCACCGTGCCGTTGCACGCGAGCACCGAACAAGCGCTGGAAGTCGGCGCCCGGGTCAGCGACAGCCAGTACGCGGAGATCCTCGACGCGATGTTCGCCTGCCGGCAGGGCAACGCCGCCCGCTTCGGCGACCGCACGCACGCCTGGCTGCTTCCGCTGGATCCCTCTCCCCCGCCCGATCTGCGGACCAGCCGCCCGGTCGCCACCACCATTCCCGCCCCCGGCGAGCCCGGCTACGACCGGCGGATCGGCTACACCCCGATCGCCAGTTTCGCCGGGCTGCCCGCCATCGCCGTGCCCGTCCGGCTCAGCCCGGTGAACCGCGCCCCGCTCGGGGTGCAGATCGTCGGGCCGCCCGGCGGCGAAGAACGCCTGATCGACCTGGCCCGGCGGGTCCAGCTCCGGCTGGCGCCGTCCGACCTCCGTCCCGCGTGATCACCCCCTCACCAGGAGACCGCGATGATCCCCCGCGCAGTGCTGGAAATCGCCGCCGCCCATCAGCCCGCATGGCCCGCACCGGACGCGGTGGCCGCGGTGCGCAGCGAATTGCGCGCCCGGCCGCCGCTCGTCGACGCGCAGTCCTGTCACGCGCTGGCCGGCGAACTCGAATTCGTCGCCCGCGGGGAGGCCGTGGTGATCCAGGCGGGCGACTGTGCCGAACTGTTCGCCGATTCGGGACGGCACCGGATCCAGGCCAAGGCTTCCCAGCTGCACCACCTCTGCGAAACCGCCGAAACCGCCGGAGTCCCGACGGTGCGGATCGGCCGGTTCGCCGGGCAGTTCGCCAAACCTCGTTCCTGTGCGACGGAAACCCTGGCGGACGGCGAGGAAATCCCGGTCTACCGCGGGGACGCGGTGAACGGCCTGAGCCCGACCGCCGAGGCAAGGCGGCCTGATCCGGCTCGCATGCTGACCGCCTACGACGTCGCGGCGCGCGGCCTGGACGCGCTTTTCATGCGGCAGCTGCTGCTTTCCGAGGGCAGCAGCGGAATCAGCTCGATGCTGGCGCCGACCTACATCAGCCACGAAGCGCTGTTGCTGGACTTCGAGCAGGCGCTGCTCCGCCACGACCCGGCCCGCGGCGGCAGCTACGCTTCCTCGGCGCATCTGGTGTGGATCGGCGAGCGCACC
Encoded here:
- a CDS encoding amidase family protein; amino-acid sequence: MAAPARPLPSDPAAAVSGYAEAAGISWPDDRPALPDLLGLPLADRCRLHELGEWDDRKWAEQNETWHAVADARYRAVTARRGPGAGTPLIRVGVKDTVDVAGLPTSLGLRHYRHHPAASAEALSRLAGVERQVIGKVVSTELNIGVGSGCVNPYFPHIDPAGSSTGAGVAVAANLCDLAMGTDVLGSVRWPAGHCGTVGLRMTHDPGLLRGIFPLSPPMDAVGWVARTAEDLAFLWQRLGLRALLGPAGQPLPSRCRIGVPVHVREGSCSPEMLETLDLAASALADDGNEIADLRVDDLWQHRGSAWQLCARQAWDGYQLWRHWITVPLHASTEQALEVGARVSDSQYAEILDAMFACRQGNAARFGDRTHAWLLPLDPSPPPDLRTSRPVATTIPAPGEPGYDRRIGYTPIASFAGLPAIAVPVRLSPVNRAPLGVQIVGPPGGEERLIDLARRVQLRLAPSDLRPA
- a CDS encoding 3-deoxy-7-phosphoheptulonate synthase is translated as MIPRAVLEIAAAHQPAWPAPDAVAAVRSELRARPPLVDAQSCHALAGELEFVARGEAVVIQAGDCAELFADSGRHRIQAKASQLHHLCETAETAGVPTVRIGRFAGQFAKPRSCATETLADGEEIPVYRGDAVNGLSPTAEARRPDPARMLTAYDVAARGLDALFMRQLLLSEGSSGISSMLAPTYISHEALLLDFEQALLRHDPARGGSYASSAHLVWIGERTRQLDHAHLAFAEQITNPVGVKIGPTATADELNAVVDRLAAGHRPGRLSLIIRMGAEKIAGRLPALVASLGSRAGHVTWLCDPMHGNTRKTGSGRKTRVVTEIQAEIRHFCRILREHRVHPGGLHLEVSPDPVTECVDTPAELTGALALDRYESACDPRLNPVQAQEVVRHFTRLL